Proteins encoded together in one Dermacentor variabilis isolate Ectoservices chromosome 2, ASM5094787v1, whole genome shotgun sequence window:
- the LOC142571046 gene encoding globin-like has protein sequence MGHAFTKGTINPRTGMCPGDTRLLKQTWRKLCEHNRNYGVLILQSFFHKQPDTMHLFRHFRGKPLQSLPEDMFFRTHACAFGCQLTCMVDNSDDPDLLEALIRKNAEVHRHHLGVRPMHFRIMGKAVVDVLQTKNGKLMTADAVLAWDRLFSFIAIVTATVMEASKLTSDGGKKVQGAVNSSTPSKKVKSQRSASRSSSSYSAGSKSSANVGQSKLPSQPQSKRPSTTAVVPYIPPSESAASHKVTNVPPAKQGVHQSKSTVKKQPK, from the exons ATGGGTCATGCTTTCACTAAAGGGACGATAAACCCGCGCACAGGTATGTGCCCAGGAGATACCCGCTTGCTCAAGCAGACGTGGCGAAAGCTGTGCGAGCACAACCGCAACTACGGTGTGCTCATCTTGCAGTCGTTCTTCCACAAGCAGCCAGACACCATGCACCTGTTCCGGCACTTTCGCGGCAAACCCCTCCAGTCCCTGCCAGAAGACATGTTCTTCCGGACGCACGCCTGCGCCTTCGGCTGCCAGCTCACCTGCATGGTCGATAACAGCGACGACCCCGATCTGCTGGAGGCGCTCATCCGCAAGAATGCCGAGGTGCACAGGCACCACCTGGGTGTCCGGCCTATGCACTTTCGCATCATGGGCAAAGCCGTGGTGGACGTTCTGCAGACCAAGAACGGCAAGCTCATGACTGCTGACGCTGTCTTGGCGTGGGACAGGCTGTTCAGT TTTATTGCCATCGTGACGGCGACCGTCATGGAAGCTTCGAAACTGACTTCCGACGGGGGAAAGAAAGTTCAAGGCGCCGTCAACTCCAGCACTCCTTCCAAGAAGGTCAAGTCGCAAAGATCAGCGTCACGGTCCTCATCGTCTTATTCGGCAGGTTCCAAATCGTCCGCCAATGTCGGGCAGAGTAAATTGCCCTCTCAGCCCCAGTCAAAACGACCGTCCACAACAGCTGTCGTGCCGTACATCCCGCCCTCGGAATCCGCTGCATCGCACAAGGTGACGAACGTACCACCTGCTAAACAGGGCGTCCATCAGTCCAAGAGCACGGTGAAGAAGCAGCCCAAATAA